A region of the Leptidea sinapis chromosome 14, ilLepSina1.1, whole genome shotgun sequence genome:
gcccaacaaaagacttactaactcgacctaaccgagtagtaggcataacaagtttatgtttgttcctcgtgttaatattatgaatgtcacagtttctagataattcctcaatgtgcttatgaacatacataacattatcaaaaaagTATTGAGAAgaaacagtcaaaatgtttatttctttaaatttttctcttaatgattctttaggaccaaggttataaatcgcgcgaatacccctcttctgcagcacaaagatggtattaatatcggccgctctgccccataacaatataccataggacataatactatgaaaataactaaagtatactaatctcgccgtatctatgtcagttaaccgtctaattttcttaaccgcatatgctgcagaactaagcctattctccaatccttcaatatggggccccactgcaattttatcattcttttatttatttatttaatacatcgcAAAATCCACAAAacttaagttataataatactattgtagAACTTACTTCTAATAATTGATTTATAATAAGGCGTGGATTtttgtgcgtgtgtggtttggtgtgagtgcgtgtgtgtgtattgtttgtgtgtgtgagtatgtgtgtttgtgaattaaaaattatataacattattaaatttatacctTCCTTTAGATTGTTATTcttctttaaacaattattgCTTTCAACTTTTATCTCATAGTGATCACTTACAATCTCTGCAGAATCTTCTTTTAGTTGATATTAGGTATATGACATGTTTATGACACTAATATGACTTCTGGTTGTATCTGACAATAAAACTAAGTGATcttatactaataatatgtaCCAGTTTGAAGGTATTATTAAGACGAAAGATTGAATTTTGACGGTGACGATAGGACTTGGGATGCCGTTTCACCGGTCATGGGCGTAAAAAGACAGGCAATTGTCGACTAGTGCCGTAGCAAACATTTTACCTTCTGTCGTGACCAATCTAGTTTAGTTCGCATTTGCAGAATGCCTTAAAATTAACCTTGCtaactttattatataaaaaaaaaaacttttattccACAACACCCCCATAATACCTCACCTAATACTTTAGAACCTTGAACTATATGACCGCGTGCACCATAGAACTGCTCGTAGAAGTAATCTCTAATTTAATCTGCCACTGATCAAAGTTGTGATACTTCTACCGTTGATAAAAACAGTTAGATTTGTTTTAAGGTGTATTAATAGTAAGAAATCTATTTAAAGCAAATTAATTTACCACATATAATGCAGGGTTATGTAGATAACAGAACACTttagcataaataaatatttattatattaagcaTGTTGTTGGTATCTGAGCTGCCGTGCGCCAATTGAAGTAAGATTATCCAATCACGGATGCTTTCTCCGCAGCTGTTGACCCCGGCCGGGCGAGCGACGCCGGGTCAAACGACTACCATTCAGCTTGACACGACTCGTGCCTTATCTGCTTCCATATTATTTACCATAATAGGTATATGTTTTATGTATATTCACTCACAATCTTACTTATTACTTTTgaaggtaaaaaaaaatcaattttttctCTCTCTATGTGAGTTGTCCAAtgaatgtattatatttttaagggtTTTATTTCAACTTCATTAAGATACAGTTTTTTACAGCATCAGTTTGCTTGAGGAGAAAAGTCTggtaaacaaacatacaaatgtTGTATTTGTAGTTCCGACTTTTAAAATTCCTTGATAAATATATCTTAAGCTTGCCTCTCACTTTTTATGTCCCTTGCCTCTATAACTTTCAATATCTTTTACAGAACTAAGCACTTTCTTTGGTAATTTTATACATGGATCACGCCGCACTTGCTTCTTTGGACACTGGAAACGTTTCATTGCATCAGCTTCGAGCTGTCGTGTATTATCGTtgatattcaaataattttgagattttCTACAGTTATCGTGATATCCCCTGTAGGCGTTTTGTTGTTTGCATATTGGCACGGACAGTGCTTCTTTATCATTAAGACGAGTGTTGAAAAAATCTGATCTGCTATAATTTCTTCTTGTGTATATTCGTCCTAGCTGCGGAATTGGTAATAACTGAATATTTATTGCAATGTCATCACTTATTCCTtcattgtataaaatctttcTAGAAGGCTCATAATCGCTACTAACCTCAATGTTACTAGGACAGATTCTTGCCTTCCCTCTTGGCACCTTAGCACAAGAGCTAGAATCATGGTCTTGCACACTACGGACAGCTTGATGAACTAACATTTGgcattttttatcattatgtAAAAAGCCAGTACTGTCATTTTTGAATATTGAGCCCGAAATGGGGTGAGCATAACTATAATCATCTTTTACGGCAATATCATCAGTAGATAATGAAATGCTGGATGTATAAGCTGGGTTGATAGAAGAAGACACTCCGCAACATACATCAGTCACACGTGGAGTCATCGTCCCAGTGTCACAAAATCTCATTATGTTCTCCTTAAAGTTTGTTAGGTGATACTTATGTTTTGGACATTTTACTTTGGTACACTGTTTACAATTACATGTAAAAGATTCGGACCGGGATGCTTCGGACAATGAATTAACTGAAGGACTCCATCGTAAACTTCGTACAAATGCGGGATAGGTGTGCAGCATATTATTTCGCATAGTCATATCAAAATTTGAATCATTTTTATTCCTGCAGCCATGGAAGGTATTCAGTTCcttattttgtattatacgtcgTGCCCTGGAACTTTCAGCGGCTAAAATATCTACATCATTAGAACTGAATAAAAGCGGTTTTTGTGACTCCTTTCTCttgtaattttcatattttaagcCGTTGATTTTTTGATGCATTTTAGGGTGCATAAAATTGTTAGAAATTAGTTTGTTTACATTCACATTTTGACAAATTCAAGCTTTTCTATCAATGTCACGCCATTACATTACCTATAATTCAAAGAAGTGgccgaataaaattaattagtcgTCTGATGATCGGatgaataacattaaattaatcgTCTACTAAAATTCTTTCAACGACAAAAttctgccaatttttttttcttatttcatgGCCTTGGATGCTAGCTAGTCCTTCAGTcgaaatgcaatttttttaattttacgaaGGATATTTTAAAGGATTAGTAAGATTAGTTGAATAGGATCTTCATTGGAAAAACTTTATAGCCCATTTCATCCTTCTTTATGTTGTACATTCTTCAGCTCATGCCAACTCTCTCAGCAATGTATCTGACGATCCCAATAAATTTCTTCTTGCTATCTATAGCCGCACTTATATATTCgacattttcttaaaatttattctaTCAAGTGGAAGTTAAACTTGCACGGTAAAATTTTACGGCACAATGAAATAAAAGACGAGGTGAAAGTTCTTTCTATATATGTCATTACAACTAAGACTTGTGAACATTGAATGAAAGAAAAACAAAGCATTCATTCCATTtagcaatattatatttgattccACCCTTACATGCTACTACGTACAGAATGTCAAATTCTTGTTCGCTTAATTGAATGGCCACGGTGAGCGCACAACGTAGGTTAACAGCACAGAGTACATATAGATACACATTTCAGTACATGTCATAACAACACAAAATTTGCGATTATGGAACGAAATCGGTTGACGGGTAGCGATAGTCTGTGCTTTTTtccttcaaataaaaaaatgtaatgtaaattttgcgagttttttataaaaacttctGCAACTCCTTAATCAGAATTCTTACCTAGACTCAGAATAAAACGAAAGAATTCTGATACTATTAGTATAGCTTACACTGTTGAGGAGCTGTTGTATACCCAGATCATAGACCCAGTAATAATGACGAGGAAAGTAGATGCTCCAGTTGTACGTGGATATAATGACGCTCCGCTAAACATACACCACCGATAGAGCTTCTTTTATTTCTGGGCACTAGAGTGGATCATATGTTGACCCTAGCAATCCGAAGATTACTTTCGATCAATGGATCTGGTCTCTTCAGTATTCttataattaacttaaattatttgaattcgATATGGGAGTTAAAACTTCTCAACAGTTGCATGCATGGTAATGGAttctcaaatattttaaactttatttgtaaataatataaatgatatgaACAGAATATCTTGTCGTAAATAGTATTGAATCAAACACTTGCTTACAATAACAAATACATTGGTCGGTCCACAAACAGCTGATGCGACGGAAGCACCTCGTTGATGACCAACCACTTCAATTTATAATCTCGCGACTCGCGACAGGGGATTGAGTAACACACTTACAAGATATTAAACAATTCATTCAGACATACTCCACCTTAACTAGCAGCGACATTCGAGTCATATGACTGCATACAAACGTTTGTCATGGCTAATATTGACCAAATCAAGTTGGGCCATCGTGATGTCCAGTCGTGAACGGTAAATGGGTTGATGAGAGCTCAGTGTAGAACGGTAAGGTGTAGCGAGTGTATGCCAAGATGGCAGATGCGTGTAATTGTGTAAGTCAAAGATCAGAGGAAGTTCCTGCGGGCAGCTGCGGGGCGCGTGCCCGCCACTGCCGCCCGTTCCTCTGTCCTCAGTGTTTACTCATTGCGCTGGCCGCACTGGCCGTAGACTAATTGAGCGTTTGTCATCttatgattaattataattagaaaTGTCTTCGGAGTCAGCGTCAGCACATCTGTCTTGTAattgaagtttatttttattatttatacctatTACCATTGCTTACACGTCTTTGTTTTTCTGATTTTTCACGAATTCACAGTATGAGCACTTGTACCATTGCAAATCTTAActtttgtaacaattttttttcaatttggtaacaaaattctgttttgtacattttctgggatcattatgtaaaagtatatacatatatagcccaataaaagacttactaactcaacttaagcGAGTAGAAGGCATAAGAAGATAATATTTGTTCTTCGTGTTAACGTTATcattgtcgcagtttctagcaaattttttaatattcttatgAACATAAAgagcattatcaagaatatcttGAGATCCAACAGTCAAATTGTTGTttgtctttaaatttttctcttaacgATTCTCTAGGGCCTAGTTTATAAATAGCGCAAGCAGTCTATGAACATAAAgagcattatcaagaatatcttGAGATCCAACAGTCAAATTGTTGTTTGTCAGTTAATTGACTAATTTTTTTATCCGAGTATGCCAATCATTCAACATAGGTGCCCcattggaatcaagagtaatgccatgaaatatagcagattccaccggttttaccacctctccattcaACAAAacattcgcatctacatttttgacattcggCGCGgtaaattgaatatatttagtttaatgACTAATTAACGATaggttattggcgctaaaccagaaCACGATATCAGATAGAGCATTTGGCtttttttcactttgaatatgattgaagtgtcatctgcaaacaatacctTGTGTTtcttttctacaaggttagttAGATCACTTatgtaaattaggaagaggaacaGTCttagaatagacccttgtggtgcCCTCATACTTAGAGGAGTTAcaggatatcccttgtcattcacatcgaccttctgaattctattatttatatatgatatTAGAAGATCCAGCGATGATCCTTTTAAACCaaagtggcatagcttcctgaccagggTTGCATTTcgaaagccttagataaatcacagtaGACTCCAGGTGCATTCTGTGATTTCCTTTTGAATTGGGTGGTTAATGTTACTGTCGTGATGTGTGACGCAAAAAGTGAAAatcattgaataaaatatttgaatttgaaaatcttTGCACTCCACTCTTAGCCTAGGCAGACCTTTTACGAAGTTCAATGTATGCTCACAGTCACAGAAGGGTAAAATAGCTTGCTCCATTTCTCAACACTAGTCGCGAAGAGTATAGTGTTCAGCACAATTTAGGTAAGATAAGTTTTTGTTGATGATTTTGTAAGACCCATCAAGTACCCTTAATATATTCTCAATCCAAGAATAGTTTCAGCTGTAATGTATAGTCTTCTTTTTGCCCCTACacctgtattttatatttttgtgattttatgtcCTCCAATTCACAAACATCCAATGAGACGTGCATGTATAGGAAATATTATCATTGTCAAATACAACTCAATGTATCCGAACGAAACATCAATTTAAACATACTTTAAGAGTCGCTGTCAACATATTTTATAGACAATACATAACTTAATCTACTTAGTGTGTTCAACTAAATAAGTAAGGGCTCGTAAAACACAAATTAACCCGTGGTAGGTCGCAATTAAAATTACAGCAACGATTATATCtcggttataaaatatttatcaccCATAAAAATGGGAGAATGTGTCTATTTCAGATAGCATAGTGGGTCCGTATCAATTACCGGTAAAGTTACGCGTTACGCGCCCAGTAATAAAGTATTGTTTTAAAAGAGATTCGTGTGGTGGTTCTTCTCTCACTTCTATGTCACTTTGGAAGATTAAGAACCATTTATTGATGATAATTGACGGAACTGCTACACGATACGGTCGGTCAATACATAGAGGTAACCGGAACAAATATATGGAACAAAAGCCAAAAAGGTAAGAGATACCTTAATAACTATAGTTATCTGTTCATCTagatcgatttttttttatggaagagaggacaaccgacgagtcacctggtgtgaagtgatcaccgccgcccatattctcctgcaataccagagcaatcacaagagcgttgccggccctttaaaaaaatgtccgcgcttttttgaaggttgaTGATATAGAAGACTTATCCCCACACATTCCCTCAAATTATAAGTATGAAACACGATATTTAGTCCATGAGTCAAGAGTAAAGAGTATTTCGTCTGTTTATCCCATTCTTTATGCATTCTATTTAACTTTACGTTGTGTTGCCACTTACCAGGACATTTTAAAACAactttaaaaactaataaaagcgGTAACAAAGCgatgtgtaaataaaatattatgaaacagTGGGAACTGCATCCGCGGTCcgccattaaaaatattatggccGTGATCAATTTATAAACGTTCCCAAATTCTCTGTTATAGAGTTTGTTTTGTGACATTTATTGCTGGCGATGTCAAATACTACTTAACTTTTATGTTTATTGTAGACGAAACAATTATTGTGAGCCATCGTGGCTGTGCCGCGGCCGTTGTTACGTATCTTAAAAGTGAAGTACAATTGAACTTTATTGCTTGTTGACAGTAGGTAATTTTGTATCAATAATCATTGGGTTGTGCttgcaataattttaattattataatatatgcgatatcattttaacataaaaaaagatgtgTGACCACACCAGGCGTGATAACTTCATTAAGGCGTGTTTATGAACAATATTACAACGGACATTTACAATATTcttcatttataaattttgatcAAAATAGTTGggtttctttaatattttgaagAGCATAttcgatattataatatttataatatatataatgactaGTTAGGTACAACAAATTtacaagaaattttattttatttagaatagaatatataagAAGAAATAACTTTATTAGCTATGTAATATAACGcgacacacaattttattaacaaacaaaacatcttaaaacaataaattaaaacagaaaaagaaacaatttaaaaaatagcactttattatagaaaataagtaaaaacactGTGATTTATTGCTACAAGGAGCTCTCTCAGTAgggtttttaaatgtattagaGCTTTAGCCACCAACACAACACtagttttcagcagcccctcgtgacatttggagcaGACAAttaaattcacaaaaataaaaagtttaaactATTTTCATTACTGCTAGTCTTAAGTCAGGATGACAAGTGATTTCCATCGCTATTACCATACACACTTGCGTTATCAccactacatatatatatatatatatatatatatatatatttatgtttacttGGTACCAATGAGCATGACGTCGGTCCAGGTCCTAGGATATATAAGGTAAGACAAACGTCATCTTAGTTTCTATTTCTTCTTCATTTATGTTCGCCTGGTACCAACTACTAATAAAAAGAGTGTTACAAAGTCAATCGTAAAGACCAATCTCCTCTTTTTTCTCttcaaaaaagtttattttcatTTGTCTTTTTAATTTGTTCTTCTAAAGCTGTTTTATTTGGAGCCAATTCGATTCGAAGCTTTTTAGctaatatttaagttaattttcatttcatttcatttcatcaatTATTTGTAGTCCCATTGTATACccatacataagatgttacaaatcacaataaaaaaatatatatacacaatataaattgatatctaaataattgaaattggttAAAATATCAATTGTGTGAAGCATCTGAAAGGAAGTCTTTTATAGAATGGTACGATTTTGTCAGTAGGagattaaatagtttctttaTTGTCGTAACTTGTTAGTTGTCTTTGTATAAATGATATTTGATTAGGTTTTCGACACAGAAAACAAAAATGCGTACACTTTTATAAGAAACCGACGGTGCTCTAGTGATTCGGCTGGTCTTGCAGGAAAATGTGGGTTACAATCTGTTAGCATCACGAACGGGTCACCGTTCGCTCGCTCgtcctcttcaataaaaaagacATTTTTGCAATTCTTTTCTGTTGTTTTTTCTAGAATAACACCTGATACATTGAATGGGAATTGTATTATAACACATGACGCGAGAAcctctaataatatattaatcaatgGTTGCCTGTTGACGCCTTGAGAAATCTTCCCACTGTTCAAGGTATCATATTCAATGACGATGCTATGAACATGtcatgcaaaaaaaataatctaatatataaaattctcgtgtcatggtgttaaactttgaactcttccgaaacggcttgaccgattctcatgaaagtttgagtgcatattgggtaggtctgagaatcggacaacatctatttttcatccccctaaatgttaggggtggtccacacgaaattttatttttttgacat
Encoded here:
- the LOC126967904 gene encoding uncharacterized protein LOC126967904, coding for MHPKMHQKINGLKYENYKRKESQKPLLFSSNDVDILAAESSRARRIIQNKELNTFHGCRNKNDSNFDMTMRNNMLHTYPAFVRSLRWSPSVNSLSEASRSESFTCNCKQCTKVKCPKHKYHLTNFKENIMRFCDTGTMTPRVTDVCCGVSSSINPAYTSSISLSTDDIAVKDDYSYAHPISGSIFKNDSTGFLHNDKKCQMLVHQAVRSVQDHDSSSCAKVPRGKARICPSNIELGRIYTRRNYSRSDFFNTRLNDKEALSVPICKQQNAYRGYHDNCRKSQNYLNINDNTRQLEADAMKRFQCPKKQVRRDPCIKLPKKVLSSVKDIESYRGKGHKK